Proteins encoded in a region of the Clostridium beijerinckii genome:
- a CDS encoding FadR/GntR family transcriptional regulator, with translation MLSPVKSTKIYEIVIEQIKEIVKRGELKSGDKLPSERDLCEKLEVSRASVREALKSLQMLGLIESKHGEGNFINEKFENSLLEPLSIVFLLLGSKSEDVLELRKIIEPETAAIAAKNITDEQLIELKEIMGELNNNSDIEACAILDKKFHYKIAQATGNHLISTIMFSISSLVEKYIENSKVHTINKILVKNHHEEIWRALKDHDSNAASIAAQKHLELSHIV, from the coding sequence ATGTTAAGTCCTGTGAAGAGTACAAAAATATATGAAATAGTAATAGAGCAAATAAAAGAAATTGTTAAAAGAGGAGAACTAAAGAGTGGAGATAAATTACCATCGGAGAGAGATTTATGCGAGAAGCTTGAGGTTAGCAGAGCATCTGTTAGAGAAGCACTAAAATCTTTACAAATGCTTGGACTTATAGAATCTAAGCATGGGGAAGGGAATTTTATCAATGAAAAATTTGAAAATAGTCTGCTTGAACCTCTATCTATTGTATTCTTACTTCTAGGAAGCAAAAGTGAGGATGTTCTTGAGCTTAGAAAAATAATTGAACCAGAAACAGCAGCTATCGCTGCTAAAAATATAACTGATGAACAACTTATAGAATTGAAGGAAATAATGGGCGAATTAAATAATAATTCAGATATTGAAGCCTGTGCTATATTAGACAAAAAATTTCATTATAAAATAGCGCAAGCTACTGGCAATCACTTAATTTCAACTATAATGTTTTCTATATCTTCTTTGGTTGAAAAATATATTGAAAATTCAAAAGTTCATACTATTAATAAGATACTTGTAAAAAATCATCATGAAGAAATATGGAGAGCTTTAAAAGATCATGATTCTAATGCAGCTTCAATTGCGGCACAAAAACACTTGGAATTAAGTCATATTGTTTAG
- a CDS encoding tyrosine-type recombinase/integrase, with product MAKGLIEEFKIPFVQEQVKLKDIYSESESKALLTILKKNDFLMLRDSAIIWLLATTGARAKELRNITINNVDLDRRVITLQCNQE from the coding sequence ATGGCTAAAGGCTTAATAGAAGAATTTAAAATACCATTTGTGCAAGAGCAAGTAAAGTTGAAAGACATTTATTCGGAGAGTGAGTCGAAAGCATTGCTTACTATACTTAAAAAGAATGATTTTCTTATGTTAAGAGATAGTGCAATAATATGGTTATTAGCTACAACGGGGGCAAGGGCAAAAGAATTAAGGAATATAACTATTAATAATGTTGATTTAGATAGAAGGGTGATAACACTTCAATGTAACCAAGAATAA
- a CDS encoding tyrosine-type recombinase/integrase — translation MKKIEMTKKATLDQGYDEFIFNCKSRNLREYTIKFYDNNMLNIYKFIEPKTPISSITKDTVDNFILSCKNELNINSVTLNTYVRALKTILYFFMEKGYMKEFKISLPKMDKKIIETYSSNELDLLLKKPNVKTCNFVEYRNWVVCNFLLAVGCRLNSLINIMVEDIDFTNNMVYIKTTKNRKPLIIPLSKTIIPILKEYIGIRKGENEDYLFCNAYGQQLNRNTLSENLRSYNRRRGVKTTGIHRFRHTFSKNWILNGGDIFRLQKILGHSDMEVVRNYVNMFTNDLQRDFNEFNPLENIVNKKESKRTIKMK, via the coding sequence ATGAAAAAGATTGAAATGACTAAGAAAGCCACTTTAGACCAAGGATATGACGAGTTCATATTTAATTGTAAATCTAGGAATTTGAGAGAATATACTATAAAGTTTTATGACAATAATATGTTGAACATTTATAAGTTTATTGAACCTAAAACACCTATTTCTTCAATTACAAAAGATACAGTTGATAATTTTATATTGTCTTGCAAGAATGAACTAAATATAAACAGCGTGACTTTAAACACGTATGTTAGGGCGTTAAAAACAATTCTATACTTCTTCATGGAAAAAGGATACATGAAAGAATTTAAAATATCTTTGCCAAAGATGGATAAAAAGATTATTGAAACTTATTCCTCAAATGAATTAGATTTATTATTAAAAAAACCTAATGTTAAGACGTGTAATTTCGTGGAATACAGGAATTGGGTTGTATGTAATTTCCTTTTAGCTGTGGGATGCAGATTAAATTCATTAATTAATATAATGGTTGAAGACATAGATTTCACAAACAATATGGTTTATATAAAGACTACTAAGAACAGAAAGCCATTAATAATTCCATTAAGTAAAACAATTATACCAATATTAAAGGAGTATATAGGCATTAGAAAAGGTGAAAATGAAGATTATTTATTTTGCAACGCGTATGGTCAACAATTGAATAGAAATACCTTGAGTGAGAATTTAAGAAGTTATAATAGAAGAAGAGGTGTAAAAACTACTGGAATACATAGATTTAGACATACATTTTCGAAAAATTGGATTTTAAATGGTGGAGATATATTTAGATTACAAAAAATTTTAGGTCATAGTGATATGGAAGTTGTAAGAAATTATGTTAATATGTTCACTAATGATTTACAAAGGGACTTCAATGAATTTAATCCTCTGGAGAATATAGTAAATAAGAAAGAGAGCAAAAGAACTATAAAAATGAAATAA
- a CDS encoding nucleoside deaminase codes for MVDFLKIAKEEAKMAMKKGEIPVGAVIVLDDKIIGRAHNLKETLNDSTAHAEILAIKEASKFIGDWRLNRAEMYVTLEPCPMCAGAIIQSRISKVYIGTFNKDMGACGSVIDVTDNKWLNSFVSTKWLYDKECSDIMLEFFSQRRNKYK; via the coding sequence ATGGTTGATTTTCTAAAAATTGCAAAAGAAGAAGCTAAGATGGCAATGAAAAAAGGGGAGATTCCAGTAGGAGCAGTAATTGTATTGGATGATAAAATAATAGGAAGAGCTCATAATTTAAAAGAAACCTTAAATGATAGTACTGCTCATGCTGAGATTTTAGCCATTAAAGAAGCTTCGAAATTTATTGGAGATTGGAGATTAAATAGAGCTGAGATGTATGTTACATTAGAACCTTGTCCTATGTGTGCGGGGGCGATAATTCAGAGTAGAATATCTAAAGTATATATAGGAACATTTAATAAAGATATGGGTGCTTGTGGTTCAGTAATTGATGTTACAGATAATAAATGGTTAAATTCTTTTGTAAGTACTAAATGGTTATACGATAAAGAATGTTCTGATATCATGTTGGAGTTTTTCTCCCAGAGAAGAAATAAGTATAAATAA
- a CDS encoding phage integrase N-terminal SAM-like domain-containing protein, giving the protein MRKAAKTGGKKFITITEIISYEQLYKEFIRNCKVRGLAEETIRSYHYQNKYFCDFINVEDASEITREVLEEYILYMQEVQGIINSTTINSYIQNT; this is encoded by the coding sequence ATGAGAAAAGCAGCAAAAACAGGAGGTAAAAAGTTCATAACAATAACAGAAATAATTTCATACGAACAACTATACAAGGAATTTATAAGAAATTGTAAGGTAAGAGGATTAGCTGAAGAAACAATAAGGAGTTATCATTATCAAAATAAATATTTCTGTGATTTTATAAATGTAGAGGATGCATCAGAAATAACAAGAGAAGTTTTGGAAGAGTATATTTTATATATGCAAGAAGTACAAGGAATTATTAATAGCACAACGATAAATAGCTACATTCAAAATACATAA
- a CDS encoding CidA/LrgA family protein — translation MKYLKQLMIILVSYFLGTIVQVVFKLPIPGTVLGLIFLFLALYFGIVKVEMIEDICEVLISHMSFLFIPAGVGLVTSFQAIKGKIIPFSTIIVISTFVVWIVTAYVVKFLRRVTSK, via the coding sequence TTGAAGTATTTAAAGCAGTTAATGATTATTCTAGTATCATATTTTTTAGGAACAATAGTACAAGTAGTTTTTAAATTACCTATACCAGGGACAGTTTTAGGTCTCATTTTTCTTTTCTTAGCGTTATATTTTGGAATTGTTAAAGTTGAGATGATTGAAGATATATGTGAGGTACTAATATCTCATATGTCATTCTTATTTATTCCAGCAGGGGTAGGGTTAGTGACATCCTTTCAAGCAATTAAAGGTAAGATTATACCTTTCTCCACTATAATTGTTATTTCTACATTTGTAGTTTGGATTGTGACTGCCTACGTTGTTAAATTTTTAAGGAGGGTGACTTCAAAATGA
- a CDS encoding recombinase family protein gives MIYGYCRVSSKGKLDNNSFEQQESVILEKYNHAIIYKEQFTGTTTDRPILNQLIEDLKPNDTLVVSKLDRLARNTVEGIELVQELFNKGVSVHVLNVGLLENTSMGKFFLTTLLAVAEMERNTIVERTQTGKAIAKTKEGFKEGRPKSYTDKQLDNALSMLSINGGDKSYNEVAELLGISKSTLIRENNKRKIK, from the coding sequence ATGATTTATGGATATTGTAGAGTAAGTAGCAAAGGAAAATTAGATAATAATAGTTTTGAGCAACAAGAAAGCGTTATATTAGAAAAGTATAACCATGCAATAATATACAAGGAACAATTTACAGGAACAACAACAGATAGACCAATATTAAACCAACTAATTGAAGATTTAAAGCCAAACGATACATTAGTTGTTTCAAAGTTAGATAGATTAGCACGTAATACAGTTGAAGGGATAGAGTTAGTGCAAGAGTTATTTAATAAAGGTGTGAGTGTTCATGTATTAAATGTCGGATTATTAGAAAATACGAGCATGGGTAAATTCTTTTTAACTACATTGTTAGCAGTGGCAGAGATGGAACGGAATACAATAGTTGAGCGTACACAAACAGGCAAAGCAATAGCTAAGACTAAAGAAGGCTTTAAGGAAGGTAGACCGAAATCATATACGGATAAACAACTTGATAATGCGTTATCAATGCTGAGTATTAATGGTGGTGATAAGAGTTATAATGAAGTTGCAGAATTGCTGGGAATATCTAAAAGTACACTTATAAGGGAGAATAACAAACGTAAAATTAAATAA
- a CDS encoding cyclopropane-fatty-acyl-phospholipid synthase family protein, translated as MIIDKIFYKTLFKNLFSDSFELKLWDGSSEIYGEGNPEFRIIFNEPIPKADIIKDPSLTFGEAYMTKKIDIEGSIQKVIESLYNNQESFLSNSDKYANLLRMATNSIKNSKKNIEFHYDIGNDFYKLWLDDTMTYSCGYFKSKSDSLTQAQKNKVEHILKKLNLKEGETLLDIGCGWGELIISAAKKYKVKAMGITLSSEQLAKAKERIKSEGLEDLLEVELVDYRELKNRTFDKIVSVGMLEHVGQDHLAEYFSNVNNLLNDKGVSLLHCITSTEVGGNNTWIDKYIFPGGYVPAVRELINCMSDEKFTLIDAENLRLHYGRTLEHWAKNFENALPEIRKTKDETFIRMWRLYLNACAASFNSGNISIHQFVFNKGVNNDLPWTREYMYK; from the coding sequence GTGATTATTGATAAAATATTTTACAAAACATTATTTAAAAATTTATTTTCAGACTCTTTTGAATTAAAACTTTGGGATGGAAGTTCAGAAATTTATGGGGAAGGGAATCCAGAATTTAGAATAATATTTAATGAGCCCATTCCTAAAGCCGATATTATAAAGGATCCTTCATTAACATTTGGTGAAGCTTATATGACTAAAAAGATAGATATTGAAGGAAGTATTCAAAAGGTTATAGAATCTTTATATAATAATCAGGAAAGTTTTTTGAGTAATAGTGACAAATATGCAAATTTACTAAGGATGGCTACAAATAGTATCAAAAATAGCAAGAAAAATATTGAGTTCCACTACGATATTGGAAATGATTTTTATAAATTATGGTTAGATGATACTATGACATATTCATGTGGATACTTCAAATCAAAAAGTGATTCATTAACTCAAGCACAAAAGAATAAAGTAGAGCATATTCTTAAAAAGTTAAACTTAAAAGAAGGAGAAACACTACTTGATATAGGTTGTGGTTGGGGTGAACTGATAATATCTGCAGCAAAAAAATATAAGGTAAAAGCGATGGGTATAACTTTAAGTTCTGAACAATTAGCAAAAGCTAAAGAAAGAATAAAAAGTGAAGGATTAGAGGATCTTCTTGAAGTTGAACTTGTAGATTACAGGGAACTAAAAAATAGAACATTTGATAAAATAGTTAGTGTGGGAATGTTAGAACATGTAGGGCAAGATCATCTCGCAGAGTATTTTTCAAATGTTAATAACTTATTAAATGATAAAGGTGTATCTTTACTCCACTGCATAACATCAACAGAGGTTGGAGGAAATAATACATGGATTGATAAATATATATTTCCAGGTGGATATGTTCCAGCTGTTAGAGAGTTAATCAATTGTATGTCGGATGAAAAGTTCACTTTAATCGATGCAGAAAACTTAAGACTTCATTATGGAAGAACTTTGGAGCATTGGGCAAAGAATTTTGAGAATGCATTGCCAGAGATAAGGAAGACTAAGGATGAAACATTTATAAGAATGTGGAGATTATATTTAAATGCTTGTGCAGCATCTTTTAACTCCGGAAATATAAGTATTCATCAATTTGTATTCAATAAAGGAGTAAACAATGATTTACCATGGACTAGAGAGTATATGTATAAATAA
- a CDS encoding DUF1848 domain-containing protein, giving the protein MIVSVSRRTDIPAFYSEWFFYRLKEGYVYVLNPMNLNQVSKVELTPETVDCFVFWTKNAKPMLNRLEELRDYKYYFQYTITGYKSEVEKGVLNKKEIIETFKELSKKIGKERVILRYDPIFFSEEYTVSYHCKAFKKLCVQLEGYTEKCVISFIDLYKKTERNTQNLNILATTIESINNISREFSKIAQEHNIVVETCSEAYDLTEFGIKKGKCIDDSVISRIMGYEVNVKKDDTQREVCGCVKSIDIGQYNTCMHHCLYCYANFNYNQVEDNFKLHDKNYPLLIGKVRENAKITVRPMKSVKGRKLGQEQLNMLDSL; this is encoded by the coding sequence ATGATAGTAAGTGTAAGTAGACGGACTGACATACCAGCATTTTATAGTGAATGGTTTTTTTATAGGCTTAAAGAAGGGTATGTTTATGTGTTAAATCCAATGAATTTAAATCAAGTCAGTAAAGTCGAATTAACACCAGAAACAGTTGATTGTTTTGTATTTTGGACTAAAAATGCTAAACCAATGTTAAATAGATTAGAAGAACTAAGAGATTATAAGTATTATTTTCAATACACTATAACTGGATATAAATCAGAAGTTGAAAAGGGAGTACTTAATAAAAAGGAAATAATTGAAACATTTAAGGAATTATCAAAAAAAATAGGAAAAGAACGTGTTATTTTGAGGTATGACCCTATTTTTTTTAGTGAAGAATATACTGTAAGTTATCATTGTAAAGCCTTTAAAAAGTTATGTGTACAATTAGAAGGATATACAGAAAAATGCGTCATTAGTTTTATTGACTTATATAAAAAAACTGAAAGAAATACTCAGAATCTTAATATATTAGCTACTACTATTGAAAGTATTAATAATATTTCTAGGGAATTTTCAAAAATAGCACAAGAGCATAACATTGTTGTGGAGACTTGTTCGGAAGCATATGACCTAACTGAATTTGGGATAAAAAAAGGCAAGTGTATAGACGATAGTGTGATATCAAGAATAATGGGTTATGAAGTAAATGTAAAAAAGGATGATACACAAAGGGAAGTTTGTGGATGTGTAAAAAGTATAGATATAGGTCAATATAATACGTGTATGCATCATTGTTTATATTGCTATGCAAATTTTAATTATAATCAAGTAGAAGATAACTTTAAATTACATGATAAAAATTATCCTTTATTAATAGGTAAAGTTAGAGAAAATGCAAAAATAACTGTACGTCCTATGAAGTCAGTTAAAGGAAGAAAATTAGGGCAAGAACAACTTAATATGTTAGATAGTTTATAA
- a CDS encoding LrgB family protein, protein MNDMINSPVFGVLISIIAYEIGLLIKQKLKLSIFNPLLIAIIILITFLLKFNIKYDDYNSGGQIISFFLAPATIALALPLYKKFSLFKENALPILLGILFGAVSGMISVILLSKAFNLSSELTKSLIPKSITTPIGMALSKQLGGLPSVAVVAIIITGILGSIIGPFLYKILRINDKVAMGIAMGSSSHAVGTAKAMEIGEIEGAMSSLTIAISGIVTVLIAPVLWSLFSVFLN, encoded by the coding sequence ATGAATGATATGATAAATTCACCTGTTTTCGGGGTTTTAATATCTATTATTGCTTATGAAATAGGTCTTTTAATAAAACAAAAACTTAAGCTTTCAATATTTAATCCATTACTTATAGCGATAATAATTCTGATTACATTTTTATTAAAATTTAATATTAAATATGATGATTACAATAGCGGGGGACAAATAATTTCTTTCTTTTTAGCTCCAGCAACTATTGCATTAGCATTACCATTATATAAAAAGTTTTCTTTGTTTAAAGAAAATGCTTTACCTATTTTATTAGGCATTTTATTTGGAGCTGTATCTGGGATGATATCTGTAATTCTGCTTTCGAAGGCATTTAATCTTTCAAGCGAGCTTACAAAATCATTAATTCCTAAATCTATAACAACTCCTATAGGAATGGCATTATCTAAACAGTTAGGAGGGCTTCCTTCTGTAGCTGTTGTTGCTATTATAATTACTGGAATATTGGGTTCTATTATTGGACCATTTCTATATAAAATATTAAGGATAAATGATAAAGTAGCAATGGGAATTGCTATGGGAAGCTCATCACATGCTGTTGGGACAGCAAAAGCTATGGAAATAGGTGAAATTGAAGGAGCTATGAGTAGTTTAACTATTGCAATTTCTGGGATTGTGACTGTACTGATAGCACCTGTATTATGGAGTTTATTTTCAGTATTTTTAAATTAG
- a CDS encoding site-specific integrase codes for MEKYMKVRKGRSDDHLFISIYGDQVARTTLQNIVSNYNIKRGVNKVSIHLFGHTFITNAVRKGVNPLILKRITGHSSLQQLNRYYNSTADDIVNIIDDIASKQIKKVYLKRKYDIKVRNF; via the coding sequence TTGGAAAAGTACATGAAGGTTAGAAAAGGGCGTAGTGATGATCATCTATTTATATCAATTTATGGTGACCAAGTAGCAAGAACAACATTACAAAATATAGTATCTAATTACAACATAAAAAGAGGGGTTAATAAGGTTTCAATACATTTATTTGGCCATACATTCATAACTAATGCAGTAAGAAAAGGTGTTAATCCATTAATATTAAAACGAATTACAGGGCATAGCAGTTTGCAACAACTTAATAGATACTATAATTCAACTGCTGATGATATTGTAAATATAATTGATGATATAGCATCAAAACAAATTAAGAAAGTATATTTAAAAAGAAAATATGATATTAAAGTTAGGAATTTTTAA